Proteins from a genomic interval of Youhaiella tibetensis:
- a CDS encoding GNAT family N-acetyltransferase: MSTGIAEHLVVTASAGAGGAAPLSRLETVSAAEWRNLADNAAEPNPFFDPDYCQPAFAFAAKGGGAQVIAVRAEGRLLALLPVVRARRALRLPLPVLLARQPYAPLTAPLLSADDPIGAAEALLDRAAASGARVLSLPVMPLDGAAGQALAAAMAKRGVAPVHLEIHERAVLDAGVDAETYLRGGMGAKKLKELRRQRHRLDEEGVVHFASAQTREDVAAALERFLLLEASGWKGRDGTGLGQDEGDRAFVQAMAGNLSARDALEVLELTLDGRVIASGLVLRQGGSAFFFKIAYDETLSRYSPGVQLTVELTRRLSEDPAIAFADSTADAGHPMIDHVWRERIRVADMVIPLRAGDPVAATVIEILRLRRTLREGAKRLRNFFKSFKEKRL, translated from the coding sequence GTGAGTACCGGGATCGCCGAGCATCTGGTGGTGACGGCGTCGGCCGGCGCGGGTGGCGCTGCGCCGCTTTCGCGCCTCGAGACTGTGTCCGCCGCCGAATGGCGGAACCTGGCGGACAATGCTGCCGAGCCCAATCCCTTCTTCGATCCGGACTATTGCCAGCCGGCCTTCGCATTTGCGGCGAAGGGTGGCGGGGCACAGGTGATCGCCGTGCGGGCCGAGGGCCGCTTGCTGGCCCTGCTGCCGGTGGTCCGGGCGCGTCGCGCCTTGCGCCTTCCCCTGCCGGTACTGTTGGCGCGGCAACCCTATGCGCCCCTTACCGCGCCGCTGCTCTCGGCTGATGACCCCATAGGCGCCGCCGAGGCCCTGCTCGATCGGGCGGCGGCGAGCGGGGCGCGCGTGCTCTCGCTCCCGGTCATGCCTTTGGATGGCGCGGCGGGGCAGGCCCTGGCGGCCGCGATGGCCAAGCGCGGGGTGGCACCGGTTCATCTTGAAATACACGAGCGCGCGGTGCTCGATGCGGGCGTCGATGCCGAAACCTATCTCCGCGGCGGCATGGGCGCCAAGAAGCTCAAGGAGCTGCGGCGCCAGCGCCATCGGCTGGACGAGGAAGGCGTGGTGCACTTCGCGTCGGCGCAGACCCGCGAAGATGTCGCGGCAGCGCTGGAGCGCTTCCTCTTGCTCGAAGCCTCCGGCTGGAAAGGTCGCGACGGAACCGGGCTGGGCCAGGATGAGGGCGACCGCGCCTTCGTTCAGGCCATGGCCGGCAACCTTTCGGCGCGCGACGCCCTCGAAGTTCTCGAATTGACGCTGGACGGACGAGTGATCGCCTCCGGGCTCGTGCTGCGCCAGGGCGGCTCGGCGTTCTTCTTCAAGATCGCCTATGACGAAACGCTTTCGCGCTATTCGCCGGGGGTGCAACTGACGGTCGAACTGACCCGCCGGCTTAGCGAAGACCCGGCGATCGCCTTTGCCGATTCCACGGCCGATGCAGGGCACCCGATGATCGACCATGTGTGGCGCGAACGCATCCGGGTGGCGGACATGGTCATTCCTCTGCGGGCCGGCGATCCGGTGGCGGCAACAGTGATCGAAATCCTGCGGCTTCGCCGCACCCTGCGCGAAGGCGCCAAGCGCCTGAGAAATTTCTTTAAGTCTTTCAAGGAGAAACGCCTGTGA
- the dapF gene encoding diaminopimelate epimerase, whose translation MNGLGNEILVVDMRDGASTMTGELARTVAAGERTAFEQMMVVYPPRADGTEAYVKIYNNDGSVAGACGNGTRCVAHFLNRATGKDRMTIETDGGLLEIFNAGEELITVDMGKPRFDWNQIPLAEEFADTTGIELQIGPIDAPVLHTPSVVNVGNPHAIFWVKDDPDNYDLGRFGPLLENHPIFPERANISLAQVLAPDCIKVRVWERGAGLTLACGTAACAVGVAAARKGLTDRRVGIQLPGGPLEIEWRADDHILMTGPWTLEWEGTLPADLSPDRAA comes from the coding sequence ATGAACGGGCTGGGCAATGAGATCCTGGTCGTGGACATGCGCGATGGCGCCTCCACCATGACCGGTGAGCTTGCGCGCACCGTCGCCGCCGGCGAACGCACCGCCTTCGAGCAGATGATGGTCGTCTACCCGCCGCGCGCCGACGGCACCGAGGCCTATGTCAAGATTTACAACAATGACGGCTCGGTCGCCGGGGCCTGCGGCAACGGCACGCGCTGCGTCGCCCATTTCCTCAACCGCGCCACCGGCAAGGACCGGATGACCATCGAGACCGATGGCGGCCTGCTCGAGATCTTCAACGCCGGCGAGGAGCTCATCACCGTCGACATGGGCAAGCCCCGCTTCGACTGGAACCAGATCCCCCTGGCCGAGGAATTCGCCGATACTACGGGAATCGAACTCCAGATCGGTCCCATCGACGCCCCGGTGCTGCACACCCCGTCCGTCGTCAATGTCGGCAATCCGCACGCGATCTTCTGGGTGAAGGACGACCCGGACAACTACGACCTCGGCCGCTTCGGCCCGCTGCTCGAGAACCACCCGATCTTCCCCGAGCGCGCCAATATCTCGCTGGCCCAGGTGCTGGCGCCCGATTGCATCAAGGTGCGCGTCTGGGAGCGCGGCGCCGGGCTGACGCTCGCCTGCGGCACCGCCGCCTGCGCGGTCGGCGTCGCGGCCGCCCGCAAGGGCCTCACCGACCGGCGTGTCGGCATCCAGCTGCCCGGCGGTCCGCTCGAGATCGAATGGCGCGCTGACGACCATATTCTCATGACCGGCCCCTGGACGCTCGAATGGGAAGGCACCCTGCCCGCTGATCTCTCCCCGGACCGGGCCGCATGA
- the mtaB gene encoding tRNA (N(6)-L-threonylcarbamoyladenosine(37)-C(2))-methylthiotransferase MtaB, whose amino-acid sequence MSIETLTFGCRLNAYESEVMKAEAEKAGLSDAIIINTCAVTSEAVRQAKQAVRKARRDNPDAKIIVTGCAAQTEARSFGDMAEVDLVIGNADKMKAESYKPMVFGLQLNDKVQVNDIMSVRETAGHLIEGMDGRARAFVQVQNGCDHRCTFCIIPFGRGPSRSVPMGLVVDQLKRLVQNGYGEIVLTGVDITSYGPDLPGTPTLGKLVQSILRHVPDLPRLRISSIDSIEADDALYDAIASDRRLMPHLHLSLQSGDDMILKRMKRRHLRADALHIVEKLRSLRPDMVFGADIIAGFPTETDEMFENTLRIVSEADLTYLHVFPYSPRPGTPAARMPQVDKRIARDRAALLRAEGDKQFAKLAASRAGKLESVLVEREGLGRTEQFMPVAVPGTEPGQIVPVRITRVSADGLVGEAVRSAA is encoded by the coding sequence ATGAGCATCGAGACCCTCACCTTCGGCTGCCGCCTCAACGCCTATGAATCCGAGGTCATGAAGGCCGAGGCAGAAAAGGCCGGGCTTTCCGACGCCATCATCATCAATACCTGCGCGGTCACGTCCGAAGCGGTGCGCCAGGCCAAGCAGGCCGTGCGCAAGGCCCGCCGGGACAATCCCGACGCCAAGATCATCGTCACCGGCTGCGCCGCCCAGACCGAGGCGCGTTCCTTCGGCGACATGGCCGAAGTCGACCTCGTCATCGGCAATGCCGACAAGATGAAGGCCGAAAGCTACAAGCCCATGGTCTTCGGGCTCCAGCTCAACGACAAGGTGCAGGTCAACGACATCATGAGTGTCCGCGAGACCGCCGGGCACCTCATCGAGGGCATGGATGGGCGCGCCCGCGCCTTCGTGCAGGTCCAGAACGGGTGCGACCACCGCTGCACCTTCTGCATCATCCCCTTTGGCCGCGGTCCTTCGCGCTCGGTACCGATGGGCCTGGTCGTCGACCAGCTCAAGCGGCTCGTCCAGAACGGCTATGGCGAGATCGTGCTGACCGGGGTCGACATCACCTCCTATGGCCCCGACCTTCCGGGCACGCCCACGCTCGGCAAACTGGTGCAGTCGATCCTGCGCCACGTCCCGGACCTGCCGCGCCTCAGGATTTCCTCGATCGATTCCATCGAGGCGGACGACGCGCTCTATGATGCCATAGCATCGGACCGGCGCCTGATGCCGCACCTCCATCTCTCGCTCCAGTCGGGCGACGACATGATCCTCAAGCGCATGAAGCGCCGCCACCTGCGCGCCGACGCGCTCCATATCGTGGAAAAGCTGCGCTCGCTGCGCCCCGACATGGTCTTCGGCGCCGACATCATCGCCGGCTTCCCCACCGAGACCGACGAGATGTTCGAGAACACCCTGCGCATCGTTTCTGAAGCCGACCTCACCTATCTCCACGTCTTCCCCTATAGCCCGCGCCCGGGCACCCCTGCCGCGCGCATGCCGCAGGTGGACAAGCGCATCGCCCGCGACCGCGCCGCCCTGTTGCGCGCGGAGGGTGACAAGCAGTTCGCCAAACTCGCTGCCTCCCGCGCCGGCAAGCTCGAAAGCGTCCTCGTCGAGCGCGAGGGGTTGGGGCGCACCGAGCAGTTCATGCCCGTCGCCGTGCCCGGCACCGAACCCGGCCAGATTGTCCCGGTCCGGATCACCAGGGTCTCCGCCGATGGCCTCGTCGGGGAAGCCGTGAGGTCCGCAGCATGA
- the ftsY gene encoding signal recognition particle-docking protein FtsY, protein MSEGKKPGFFGRLFGRGNQQQPQADAETEEALKRATHEVATSTEELEAFKERRAAEETQAEIDRIAAEAVPPEPAPEPPAPPEEAPPPPPAEVETPAHEAPPTPEEIAEGVPPAPAEPEPEHRREPVDDASYPPGPPETTLDYVEDVQEAAEESAATPSAEAPAPKQGWFQRLASGLKRSSDQITGGITSVFTKRKLDAATLDELEDVLLQADLGMDTTSAIVETLRRDRFNRDISGEDVRAVLSDEVGKALTPVARPLVIDTAHKPFVILMVGVNGSGKTTTIGKLAQKFAAEGRTVMLAAGDTFRAAAIEQLEIWGRRTGAPVVAKPAGSDASGLAFDAVTRARAEGKDVLIIDTAGRLQNRDELMSELEKIIRVIRKVDPTAPHAVLLTLDATTGQNALNQVEIFGKRAGVTGLVMTKLDGTARGGILVAIARRFGLPVHFIGVGEGVDDLQPFQASDFAAAIAGKEQ, encoded by the coding sequence ATGAGCGAGGGCAAGAAACCCGGCTTCTTCGGCCGTCTTTTCGGACGCGGCAACCAGCAGCAACCGCAGGCCGACGCAGAAACCGAGGAGGCGCTCAAGCGCGCCACCCACGAGGTCGCGACCTCGACCGAGGAGCTCGAGGCATTCAAGGAGCGCCGCGCCGCCGAAGAGACCCAGGCCGAGATCGACCGGATTGCGGCCGAGGCAGTGCCGCCCGAACCTGCGCCCGAGCCGCCGGCCCCGCCTGAAGAGGCTCCGCCTCCGCCCCCCGCCGAGGTCGAGACGCCTGCCCACGAGGCGCCTCCGACTCCCGAAGAGATCGCCGAGGGCGTTCCGCCGGCTCCAGCCGAACCCGAGCCGGAGCACCGGCGTGAACCGGTCGACGACGCCAGCTACCCCCCCGGCCCGCCCGAGACCACCCTCGATTATGTCGAGGACGTCCAGGAAGCGGCCGAGGAATCCGCTGCCACCCCGTCCGCCGAAGCGCCGGCGCCCAAGCAGGGCTGGTTCCAGCGCCTGGCCTCCGGGCTCAAGCGCTCCTCCGACCAGATTACGGGCGGCATCACCTCCGTCTTCACCAAGCGCAAGCTCGATGCCGCGACCCTCGATGAACTCGAGGACGTGCTGCTTCAGGCCGACCTGGGCATGGACACCACCAGTGCCATCGTCGAGACGCTGCGCCGCGACCGCTTCAACCGCGACATTTCCGGCGAGGACGTGCGTGCGGTCCTTTCCGATGAAGTCGGCAAGGCGCTGACCCCGGTGGCACGCCCGCTGGTGATCGACACGGCCCATAAGCCTTTCGTCATCCTCATGGTCGGGGTCAACGGCTCAGGCAAGACCACTACCATCGGCAAGCTCGCCCAGAAATTCGCCGCCGAGGGCCGCACCGTCATGCTGGCCGCAGGCGACACCTTCCGCGCCGCCGCCATCGAGCAGCTCGAGATCTGGGGCCGCCGCACCGGTGCGCCGGTGGTCGCCAAGCCGGCAGGCTCGGATGCCTCGGGCCTCGCCTTCGACGCGGTGACCCGCGCCCGGGCCGAGGGCAAGGACGTTCTCATCATCGATACGGCGGGGCGCCTGCAAAACCGCGACGAGTTGATGAGCGAACTCGAAAAGATCATCCGCGTCATCCGGAAGGTCGACCCGACCGCTCCTCACGCGGTTTTGCTCACGCTCGACGCCACTACCGGCCAGAACGCCCTTAATCAGGTCGAAATCTTCGGCAAACGTGCCGGTGTCACGGGTCTGGTCATGACCAAGCTTGACGGCACCGCACGCGGGGGCATTCTTGTCGCCATTGCGCGGCGCTTTGGCTTGCCCGTGCATTTCATCGGCGTGGGCGAGGGCGTGGACGATCTCCAGCCGTTCCAGGCTTCCGATTTCGCCGCGGCCATCGCCGGCAAGGAACAATAA
- a CDS encoding septation protein A, with protein sequence MTSENTKPQEANWEELRPQLIKLALELGPLVVFFVANARADIFTATGWFMGAMVASLALSWLILRKVAIMPLVTGVVVVIFGGLTLWLKDDTFIKMKPTIVDTLFAVVLLGGLLFKQSLLKYVFGEVYKLKPEGWTVMTLRWGLFFLALAILNELIWRNFSTDLWVAFKVWAVMPITVVFTMFQLPLLQKYALEPEEEPSPAQ encoded by the coding sequence ATGACGAGCGAGAATACCAAGCCCCAGGAAGCCAACTGGGAGGAGCTGCGCCCCCAGTTGATCAAGCTCGCCCTCGAGCTCGGCCCCCTGGTGGTGTTCTTCGTGGCCAACGCGCGCGCCGATATCTTCACGGCAACCGGCTGGTTCATGGGCGCCATGGTGGCGTCGCTCGCGCTCTCCTGGCTCATCCTGCGCAAGGTTGCGATCATGCCGCTGGTGACCGGCGTCGTCGTGGTCATTTTCGGCGGACTGACGCTCTGGCTCAAGGACGACACCTTTATCAAGATGAAGCCGACCATCGTCGACACGCTCTTTGCGGTCGTGCTGCTGGGCGGGCTGCTGTTCAAGCAGTCGCTGCTCAAATACGTCTTTGGCGAAGTCTATAAGCTCAAGCCGGAGGGCTGGACGGTAATGACGCTGCGCTGGGGCCTGTTCTTCCTGGCGCTCGCCATCCTCAACGAGCTGATCTGGCGCAATTTCTCCACCGATCTCTGGGTGGCCTTCAAGGTATGGGCGGTGATGCCGATCACCGTGGTCTTCACCATGTTCCAGCTGCCGCTGCTGCAGAAATACGCCCTCGAGCCGGAAGAAGAGCCCAGCCCGGCCCAGTGA
- a CDS encoding DsbE family thiol:disulfide interchange protein — protein MTRIALLALPLIALVALVAVFATSLNRDPSLVQSVLINKPAPQFTLAAVDGVGVPGFDTEALKGEVTVVNVFASWCIPCRAEHPVLTQLKAATGVRLFGINQKDAPENAAAFLKDLGNPYDRIGADRDNRVSIDWGVYGVPETFIVDKNGVITFKHVGPMSPETLTREIIPAIEKASSQS, from the coding sequence TTGACCCGTATCGCCCTGCTCGCGCTGCCGCTGATCGCGCTCGTGGCGCTGGTTGCCGTGTTCGCGACCAGCCTCAACCGCGACCCGAGCCTTGTCCAGTCGGTCCTCATCAACAAGCCAGCGCCGCAGTTCACCCTGGCGGCCGTCGATGGCGTGGGCGTCCCCGGTTTCGATACCGAGGCGCTCAAGGGCGAGGTGACGGTGGTCAACGTTTTCGCCTCCTGGTGCATTCCGTGCCGCGCCGAGCATCCGGTGCTGACCCAGCTCAAGGCGGCCACGGGCGTGCGCCTGTTCGGCATCAACCAGAAGGACGCGCCCGAGAACGCGGCGGCGTTCCTCAAGGACCTGGGCAATCCCTATGACCGCATCGGTGCCGACCGGGACAATCGCGTTTCGATCGACTGGGGCGTCTATGGCGTGCCCGAGACGTTCATCGTGGACAAGAACGGGGTCATCACTTTCAAGCATGTGGGCCCGATGTCGCCGGAAACGCTGACGCGCGAGATCATCCCGGCCATCGAGAAGGCGTCGTCCCAGAGCTGA
- the ccmD gene encoding heme exporter protein CcmD, giving the protein MDLGPHAVFIIWAYVGVTAAVVALIAWIVLSGRRVEKRIAELEAQGVRRRAEKTT; this is encoded by the coding sequence ATGGATCTTGGACCCCACGCCGTCTTCATCATCTGGGCTTATGTCGGGGTGACCGCGGCGGTCGTCGCGCTCATCGCCTGGATCGTGCTTTCGGGCCGCCGCGTCGAGAAGCGCATCGCAGAGCTTGAGGCGCAGGGCGTCCGGCGCCGCGCGGAGAAGACTACTTGA
- the ccmC gene encoding heme ABC transporter permease CcmC: MTLDVAPKPNWFARIANPSQFLGWSRPLLWPLTILTAILFAAGLYFAFLDSPPDYQMGNTVRIMYIHVPNAWLSQFVYGVMAVSALGSLIWRHPMADVSMKAAAPLGAVFTALALYTGSLWGRPTWGTFWEWDGRMTSTLVLLLIYLGLIALWRAFEDQLRAGRVVAVFTLIGAINIPIVKFSVDWWQTLHQPSSVITPDGPRMPGSILTPLLVMMGAFTLLFITLQIKSMHTEIRRRRLATLERQRAAAAEGAK; encoded by the coding sequence ATGACCTTGGATGTAGCTCCCAAACCCAATTGGTTCGCGCGGATCGCCAATCCCAGCCAGTTCCTCGGCTGGTCGCGTCCGCTGCTGTGGCCGCTGACGATCCTGACGGCGATCCTCTTCGCCGCCGGCCTTTATTTCGCGTTCCTCGATTCCCCGCCCGACTACCAGATGGGGAATACGGTGCGGATCATGTACATCCACGTACCCAATGCGTGGTTGAGCCAGTTCGTCTACGGCGTGATGGCGGTCTCGGCGCTCGGCAGCCTGATCTGGCGCCACCCGATGGCCGACGTCTCGATGAAGGCTGCCGCGCCGCTGGGGGCGGTTTTTACGGCCTTGGCGCTCTATACCGGTTCGCTTTGGGGCCGCCCGACCTGGGGCACGTTTTGGGAGTGGGACGGGCGCATGACCTCCACGCTCGTGCTGCTGCTCATCTACCTGGGCCTCATCGCACTCTGGCGCGCCTTCGAGGACCAGTTGCGCGCCGGGCGCGTGGTGGCGGTCTTCACCCTCATCGGTGCGATCAATATCCCGATCGTCAAGTTTTCGGTCGACTGGTGGCAGACCCTGCACCAGCCCTCGAGCGTCATCACGCCCGACGGGCCGCGCATGCCGGGCTCGATCCTCACCCCGTTGCTGGTGATGATGGGCGCGTTCACGCTGCTGTTCATCACGCTCCAGATCAAATCCATGCATACCGAAATCCGCCGCCGGCGCCTTGCCACGCTCGAGCGGCAGCGGGCGGCAGCGGCCGAAGGAGCCAAGTAA
- the ccmB gene encoding heme exporter protein CcmB, whose translation MKGFLAIIGRDLKLATRIGGDALTLVLFFVMVGAIVPFAIGPDKAMLAKLAPGLTWIAAFLSLLLGLDRLFRNDAEDGSLQLFRFSRTPLEAIVAAKVIAHWLLTALPLIAATPVLAVLLNMDMESWLRTVLSLLLGTPGLVALGAMGAAVTVSLPRGGLIAPVLILPLAIPLLIFGSSAISGQQSGAAMLFLAAISLVLLAIAPFAGALALRVSEE comes from the coding sequence GTGAAGGGTTTCCTGGCCATCATCGGGCGCGACCTAAAGCTGGCGACCCGCATCGGGGGCGACGCGCTCACGCTCGTCCTGTTCTTCGTCATGGTCGGCGCGATCGTGCCGTTCGCCATCGGGCCGGACAAGGCGATGCTGGCCAAGCTCGCCCCCGGCCTCACCTGGATCGCGGCATTTCTCTCGTTGCTGCTAGGGCTCGACCGGCTTTTCCGCAACGACGCCGAAGACGGCTCGCTCCAGCTCTTCCGCTTCTCGCGTACGCCGCTCGAAGCCATCGTTGCCGCAAAAGTGATTGCGCATTGGCTGCTGACGGCGCTGCCTCTGATCGCGGCAACCCCCGTCCTGGCGGTTCTGCTCAACATGGACATGGAGAGCTGGCTCCGTACGGTGCTCTCGCTGCTGCTCGGCACGCCTGGGCTCGTGGCGCTCGGCGCCATGGGCGCAGCAGTCACGGTGTCCTTGCCGCGTGGCGGGCTCATAGCGCCCGTGCTGATCCTGCCGCTCGCCATACCACTCCTGATCTTCGGCAGCTCGGCCATTTCGGGACAGCAGTCCGGCGCCGCGATGCTGTTTCTTGCGGCAATAAGCCTCGTGCTTCTGGCCATCGCTCCCTTCGCCGGAGCGCTTGCACTGCGCGTGAGCGAGGAATAG
- the ccmA gene encoding heme ABC exporter ATP-binding protein CcmA has product MSLTNSLPARTLSVTGLALRRGERLLFADVGFAVAPGEILLLRGPNGAGKTSLMKCLAGFLRPDAGSVVFSGQDGEERWEEDVHFLGHLSAVKGRLKVAENLEAWAALNGGEGDVMAALRRVGLASIAGLDAGYLSAGQTRRLALARLLVSPRPIWLLDEPTSALDKDGDRLVGELIDAHLAAGGLAVAATHLELRIADGTRVRTLELGA; this is encoded by the coding sequence ATGTCCCTAACGAACTCTTTGCCCGCCCGCACGCTGAGCGTAACCGGCCTTGCCCTGCGGCGCGGGGAGCGGCTGCTGTTCGCGGACGTGGGTTTTGCCGTGGCACCGGGCGAGATCCTGCTGCTTCGCGGCCCCAACGGCGCGGGCAAGACCAGCCTGATGAAGTGCCTGGCGGGGTTCCTGCGTCCCGATGCGGGGAGCGTGGTTTTTTCCGGACAGGATGGCGAGGAGCGCTGGGAAGAGGACGTGCATTTCCTGGGGCACCTCTCGGCGGTCAAGGGCCGGCTCAAGGTCGCCGAAAATCTCGAGGCCTGGGCCGCGCTCAATGGCGGGGAGGGTGACGTCATGGCCGCGTTGCGCCGGGTCGGGCTGGCATCCATCGCCGGTCTCGATGCGGGTTATCTTTCGGCCGGGCAGACGCGACGGCTGGCGCTGGCGCGGCTGCTGGTGTCGCCGCGCCCCATCTGGCTGCTGGACGAGCCGACTTCTGCACTCGACAAGGACGGTGACCGGCTGGTGGGCGAGTTGATCGACGCACATCTGGCGGCGGGGGGGCTGGCGGTTGCCGCCACCCATCTTGAACTCAGGATCGCCGACGGCACGCGCGTACGGACCCTGGAGCTGGGCGCGTGA